The DNA segment GGGCTGGTTGCCAAAATTGTTGACACGCCAAAAGCGTTTGTTTCACCTAAATTTGTCCCGTTGCGAATCTCATAGGGATGTTTTGCTGCGAATGCTTAGGAAATATGAATAAAAAAGGAACGTTGGTCAAAAAAACAAACGGGATATATAAAATTACCCATACTTTTCACCTAAACCCAAAGAGGGTAGTATAGTATTGTACGCTTTCATTTAAATTAAATACAGAATGTGCGGAATAACCGGATATATAAATACCAATTCTGGTGCCATAAAGGATACAACGAGGATATTGTCGATGTTAAAAGTTCAGCAGCACCGTGGGCCTGACGATACTGGAATTCGCGCAATAAGTCTTGACAATAGCCAATCGCAGGAACTGAGTAATATGGAACCGGTTACCGTGGAAAATGGTTTTGAGGGGGTTGTGGGATTTAATCGTCTTAGTATCATGGATTTGTCAGCTAATGGACATCAGCCTATGGCGAGTCAGGACGGACGTGTTATTCTTGCTTTTAACGGAGAAATTTATAATGCTTTTGATTATAAAAAAGAATTGGAAGCTTGGGGCTATCGTTTTAAAAGTAATACAGATACGGAGGTTGTTCTGGCATTGTATCTTAAATATGGATACGTTGGGATGTTGAATAAGCTAAATGGTATGTTTGCTATTGTGATAGCTGACTTACCAAAGAAAGAACTGTATATCGCCAGAGATCGTTTCGGAATCAAACCTATGTACTATGTGAACACAGGATCAGTGTTTGCCTTTTCTTCTGAGTTAAAGAGTTTTAAGTATTTGGATGGATATTCTTTTAGTTTGAATAATGCTAAGTTAGACGAGTATTTATTGTTTCGAAATACAATTAATGACACCTTATTTGAGGGAATAAACTCCTTAAAAGCAGGGCATTATCTGAAGTATAAGTCAGGTGAAAGTCTCCAGCTTAAGAAGTATTTTGATATAGATCAGTACGATCGGGTAGAGGAAAGTAGTAGTAATTTGTGCGAGGTTCAAAAAAAGTTGGAGACCTGGTTACACCGTAGTGTGCAAAGTCAGTTGATGAGCGATGTTAAACTGGGTTGTCAACTCTCGGGGGGGGTGGATTCTTCTCTGGTTACTTGGCTGGCCAATAAAAATAAGAACGATTTCGAATCAGTGTCCATCGTATTTGATGATGAACGTTTTTCGGAGGAAAAGTATGTTGATGAGGTAAGAGATAAATTAAATATACCTGCTCGTAAGTTTTTGTTGGATTCAGATTATTATCTGGATCATTTGGAGAATGCGACCTGGCACCTAGAATCACCGCTTAATCATCCCAATACCATTGGTATTTATAAGCTGTCGCAAAGAGCCAAGGATTATGTAACCGTATTGTTAAGTGGAGAAGGAGCTGATGAGGTTTTTGGTGGGTATGAACGGTTTAATGAGATAAAGTATCCGTATTCAGGGATGAATATTTTGCGAGAGATAAAAAATAATAGGCGAAACCCCCTTGCTGTGTTCGATTATTTTAGTGCAGAGAACAGAGCTGTTATGGCTACTGCTTTTATGAAGCCCTTGATGGCTCAGCAGCTATGTCCTGACTTTAATGTTAAACATGCGGCGCAGGATAGAAAAGATATATATGCGCAGTTGTCCGGATCTCGTTTCGACCGACAAGTTAAGTATGAACTCTTATCGTATTTACCCGACCTCTTGATTCGACAAGATAAAATGTCGATGGCGCACTCAATTGAAAATAGAGTGCCCTTCCTTGATAATGAGGTGGTAAGTCGTTCGTTTAGCATACCTGAAAATTATTTACTGAACCGTAAGAATGGCAACGGAGTGAATACCGAGAAATACCTACTGAAGAAAATGACTGCGGATGTGTTTGGTAATGATTTTGCATTTAGGAATAAAATGGGCTTTGGTATACCGCTTAAGGAATTCTTTTCTCAAAATAAATTTAATGAATATTTAAACCACAAAGTATTACCTGGTGTGAAAAATCGGGGGATATTTAGTCCTCAGCTGATTAGTAAATGGGTGGCTAATGTGAATGGACTTAAACCCAGTGAATTGGATGCGTTGTGGGTTGTCATCGCCTTTGAAACTTGGGCTTCCGTTTACTTAGACGGAAATTATTAGCAATGCGTATTGGTGTAACATCATTTTTCAGTAATGGATAATAAGAGTATATGAAACGAACATGTGAAATTTAATTATTCAATTTTCCACACAGGGGAATGATTGATTTTTTTTGTGAGTTCCATATGACCTTTGAAAGAAAAATATAAATATATGAAAATAGGCATACATAGCGCTTTAGGTTCATTTAGCGAACGTTGGATTCCTTATTGTGAATCTAAAGGAATCGACTATAAATTGGTTGATTGCTATAGCACTAATATAATTGACCAATTAGCTGATTGCGATGCCTTGATGTGGCATTTTAACCATAAAGGAGCCAAGGAAAGTAAGTTTGCAAAACAGCTTTTATTTTCTGTTGAAAAAGCAGGTAAAGTGGTGTTTCCTGATTATGAAACGGTTTGGCATTTTGACGATAAGGTAGCTCAGAAGTATTTATTGGAAGCTATTGATGCTCCATTGGCTCCTGCTCATGTGTTTTATAGTAAAAAAGATGCGAAACGGTGGATCCGTCAAACCAGCCTGCCTAAAGTTTTTAAGTTGCGTAATGGAGCGGGCTCAGATAATGTGCGACTGGTTCGCTCTGTGGAGGAAGCCAATCGCTTAATCAATAAGGCATTCGGAAAGGGTTTTAAGCAGTACGATGCCTGGGGTAACCTTAAAGAACGTTTCCGTCTGTTTAGGTTGGGGAAAACCAATTTATGGGATCTTACCAAAGGGTTTGTACGTTTCTTCTATCCTACCGAATATGCTCGGCTGACGGGAAAGGAAATGGGCTATGTTTATTTTCAGGATTTTATACCTAAAAATGATTGCGATATAAGGGTCTGTGTGGTTGGTGATAAAGCTTTTGCCATTAAACGAATGGTGCGCGAAAATGATTTTAGGGCTTCGGGTAGTGGTTTTATTTTGTACGAAAAGGAACATTTTAATGACGAAACCATACGTTTATCTTTTGATGTAGCTCATAAACTGGGGGTGCAATGTATGGCTTTTGATTTTGTGTTCATGGAAGATAAGCCATTGATTGTTGAAATAAGTTATGGATTTGCCAAGGAGGGTTACGACGATTGTACCGGGTATTGGGATCATGATTTGACTTGGCATGCAGGGAAATTTAACCCATATGCATGGATGGTGGATGACGTTATCAAAGCTGTTAGTAGAAACGAGGTAGGTATCCTGAAAGAGAATCACTCAAAATTTTAATATTATAGCTAAGTAGATATCATGGCGCTGATTAAAAAAAAAATATGTCTGGTTATTCATTCTTTACAGGCAGGAGGTATGGAGAGGGTGATGTCTGAGTTAGCATCCTATTTCTCGGCCCAAAGCGATGTAGAAACGCATTTGATTTTGTATGGTTTGAACCGTGAAATATTTTACGAGATACCTCCTAATGTTGTTTTACATATACCTGAATTTGATTTCGATAATAAAAAAAGATTGTTGTCGACTCTTAAAACTATTCGCTATTTAAGAAGGGAAATTAAAGGGGTAGACCCATCTGCTGTTCTTAGCTTTGGTGAGCATTGGAATAATTTTGTTTTGATATCTATGTTGGGGCTTAAGCTACCCGTTTTTGTATCTGACAGAAGTCAGCCGGATAAAAGTCTGGGTAAGATGCAGGATTTTTTACGAAAGAAATTATATCCCACAGCAAAAGGCATTATTTTACAGACGGAGAAAGCCAAAGAAATATTCCTCAAAAGAAACTATCATCGTAATATAGCGGTGATTGGTAATCCCATACGTAAATTTGATATGCCACAACAGAAGATTGAGAGAGCGCATATTGTTATTATGGTGGGAAGACTTATTGATAGTAAAAATCAGGATAAATTGATAGAAGTGTTTGCTAAAGTAGATGCGCCTGATTGGAAATTAATGATTGTTGGCTATGATCATTTGAAGCAACGTAATATGGAAAGACTTAAAAAGTTAGCGAACGATTTAGGAATTGGCGATAGAGTTATTTTTACGGGAAAGCATGATCATGTGGAAGAGCTCTACCTCCAAAGCTCAATTTTTGCTTTTACTTCAAGTTCTGAAGGTTTTCCCAATGTTATTGGAGAAGCAATGGCGGCAGGCCTTCCTGTGGTGGCTTTTGATTGTGTGGCAGGCCCTTCTGAAATGATTGATGATGGTCAAAATGGTTTTTTGGTGCCCTTGTTTGATTTACATGCTTTTCAGGAGAAACTGACATTACTCATCTCTGACCCCATATTACGTGATAAATTGGGTGAAAATGCCCATAAAAGTATTCAAAGGTTTTCAAAGGATAGGATTTGTAAAGAATTTCATGATTTTATGTGGAGCTAGTCATGAATTAACCTTGTGTGTTACATGGGTATTGGTGTTTTTCTAATAGACCTATGGTGAGTTGTGCTAACAAGTAAGATGCTTGTTTGAATTTAAAAAATATTATATGAAGGTATTAATCATTGGTTCTAAGGGTTTTATTGGTCATCATTTGGTACAGTATTTTAAAGAAGTAGGTCACAGCGTTTGGAAGGCAGATGTGGTAGTTGATTATGCCGATGTGGATCGTTATTTTTTAATTGATGTATCCAATTCTGATTATAATACGGTATTTCATTACGAAAAATATGATCTCTGTATTAATTGTTCGGGGGCTGCAAGTGTGCCAGATTCTTTAAAAAACCCAATGAGGGATTATTATTTGAATACGGTAAATGTGTTTAAAATTCTTACGGCTATCAACCAATTTCAACCCGAGTGTAAGTTTATAAACCTGAGCAGTGCTGCTATTTATGGAAACCCTGAAAGTTTGCCTATTCATGAGAGCGCAGCTACGAAGCCCTTGTCTCCTTATGGTTTTCATAAGTTTCAGGCAGAGCAGATCTGCCAGGAGTTCCATAGTTTCTTTCAGCTAAATACTTGCTCATTACGCATCTTTTCGGTGTACGGCGATGGATTAAAAAAACAATTGTTTTGGGATCTGTATAACAAAGCTGTCTCTGGTAATCCCATTGAATTATTTGGAACAGGTGAAGAATCGCGTGATTTTATTCATGTAAGAGACCTAGCTCGTGCCATTGAGATGGTAGCCAATACTTCTGCGTTTAACGCTGATGTGATTAATATTGGGAATGGGGTGGAAGAGAAAATTAAAGATGTTGTAGCTATGTTTTTTGACTGTTTTGATCACGAAATTGATTATTCATTTTCGGGGCAGGTGCGTAAGGGAGATCCTATTAATTGGAAGGCTGATATTCATCAATTAAAATCCTATGGGTATAAGGCGACTATTGATATGAAAGAAGGACTGCAAGCTTATCATGCATGGGTAACTGCTTTTAAAAAGAACGTAACTGAATGAGTGTAAGTAAAAAATATGAGCGTATGAAAATTTCAACAGGCGAAAATCGGCTAAGACTTGGGTTATTGTTTAATTTTCAGCCATCATGGATGGGAGGGATAACCTATATTATCAATATAGTTAAAACGCTCAATTATTTAAATGATGAGGATAAGCCAGAAATTTATTTATTGGTTAGCAAGGACCTTGAGAAATATTTAAGTGAGATTTCTTATCCTTATCTTCATGTGGTTAAATGGAATCATACTTCTGTCGCAAAAGGTTTTTTGAAGTCATGGCTAAAAGGTAAAAATATTTTTATTGATGATATTATTGATGCGTATCGCTTGGATGCCATATATCCGGTTAGAGATTGTCCGGTTAAAAGTACCACTAAAGCCAAAGTGATTGCTTGGTATGCCGATTTACAGCATAAATTTTATCCAGAGTTTTTTACGCAAACAACTATTTTACACCGAAATATCCGTCTTAAATTTATGTTGCGGAATACAGATATGATGGTTGTTTCCAGTCAAGCGGTACGTGACGATTTTCAAACGCTTTTCAAAAGGATGGAGAAAGTTAATTTTCAGGTTTATCATTTTGTGTCTATTATGGATGGACTTGAAGCACTTGATTTTCAGTCGTTGAAAGAAAAATACCAACTTCCTGAAAAATATTTTATGGTAGCCAATCAATTTCATAGGCATAAAAACCATAAAGCCGTATTACTGGCATTGGTTAATCTTAAAGCAAAGGGTATTATTCAGCATATAGCTTTTACCGGAAGATTTCCTTCGGCATCTAACTCTGCCTATATGGCGGAGCTGCATCATATTATTGATGATAATCACCTGCATGACCAAATTAGTATGTTGGGTATGATCCCTCGAAATGAGCAGATTAGTCTGATGAGTCGTAGTCAGGCAGTGATTCAACCCAGTCTTTTTGAGGGATGGAGTACGGTGATTGAAGATGCCAAATCGTTGCAGGTACCTGTTATTGCTTCGAATATTAAAGTGAATAAGGAGCAGCTAGGTGAAGCGGGAGATTTTTTTGAACCCCATAATTCCAATGAGCTGGCCGATATACTTAAAAACTATCCCGATCGTAATTGGGATGCGAAATTTTACGATGATCATAATATCAGAATAAAAGATGCAGCGCAAATATTGTTGGATATATTCAAAAAATAATTGTTTGAGGTGTGGGCAATAAAAATAAATTAAAGCGCATTGCCATTATTAACCAGGATTCTGGTTATTTAATGATTGATATAGCCAATGAATACCATAAAAAAGGTTATGAAACCACACTGGTGGCAGGTAGAATTGTACAGCGGGATGTTGTGCTTAATAAAGGGATAAAGGTTTGGAAAATACTAAGGTACAACCGAAGTTCAACGATTAAACGTTTATTAAGTTGGATCGGAGGAACCATTCAAATCCTTTTCTTAATCTGGTTCAAATTCAGGAATATGCATTTGCTGATCGTCAGCAATCCTCCTTTGGCTCCACTTTTATCCTTATTGGCAAATAATAGATATTCCCTGCTTATTTTTGATGTTTATCCAGATGCATTGGCTGATTATGGCTTTGTGAAGCGCGATTCTATGATTGTAAAAATGTGGACCAAAGCCAATAAAAAAGCCTATAAACACGCATTTAGGGTATATACCCTTAGCCCGGGAATGTGTAAGGCTTTGGAAAAATATGTTGAGTCAGATAAAATTGATTTAGTACCTCTATGGACCAATAATGTGTTTCTTAAACCCATTAAAAAAGAAGATAATCTGTTTGTCAAAAAATATAAACTAGAGGGAAAGTTTATTGTTCTCTATTCTGGGAATTTTGGCTATTCTCATCAGGTAGACTTATTGGTAGAACTTGCATCAAAAATAAAAAAGAATAATGTGATGTTTGTCATGATTGGGGGAGGAGCAATGGAAATGGAAATTAAGCGAAAAGTAAAAAGCAATCAAATGGATAATTGCCTGATACTCCCATGGCAAGAAGTAGATATGTTGCCCTATTCATTGTCGTCAGCCGACTTGTCTGTGGTTACATTAAGCGAGAAGGCTGCATCCGTGGCTATCCCCAGTAAAATATTTAATTATATGTCGGTGGGCTCACCAATTTTAGGCATTACAGCTAAAGGTTCAGATTTAGAAAAATTAATTGTAAATTATAAGATGGGTAAGTCGTTTCAACCTTGTCAATTGGATGAAATACTGCAGTTTATTGAGGCATTGTCTGCTCATCAAGCTATGGTAAGTGAGTATCGTATTAAATCATTGCAAGCATCTGAATTTCATACTTCAAAAAATACCGAATTAATAACGCAATATGATGTATAAAAAAGTACTTAAACCGTTGATAGATTTCTTGTTGGCTCTCATAGCTTTCTTCTTTTTAATTCCGGTTTTTATCGTTGTCTATGTGGCTATTAAATTGGACTCTAAAGGACCGGCTGTTTTTAAGCAAAACAGATTGGGGCTTCATGGTAAGGTGTTTACTGTTTATAAGTTCCGATCTATGGTGACTGATCAAAGTGATATTAAAAAGTCATCTAAAGTTTATGAAGATGACCCCCGTATTACTAAAGTGGGTGCATTTATCCGAAAGACAAGTATAGACGAATTGCCTCAGGTACTTAATATACTAAAAGGGGATATGAGCTTTATAGGGCCAAGGCCTCCTGTTCCTCATTTTCCTAAAAAATATGCTGAATATAATGATTTTGAGAAACAACGTTTCATGGTGAAACCGGGGATAAGTGGCTTGGCCCAAATAAGATGTCGTGAAATACATGACTGGGATATCAATATTCCCATTGATGTAGAATATGTTCATCATTATTCGTTTTTATATGATGCCAAGTTATTCCTGGCCTCCTTTATGGTTTTTTTTAAACATGACAATATATATCGTAAATCCTAATACATTATTATGAGTTGTAATAAAATAATTGGTATCCATCAACCTAACTATTTGCCTTGGTTAGGTTACTTCTATAAGATTTATCAATCAGATATATTTGTTTTTTTGGATGATGTGCAATATTCAAATCAAGGGATGCACAACTATACTTATCTTAAAACTTCCAATGGTTCTTTCAGATTGAAATTTCCCGTCAACCAAAAGCATGGCGACCGTATTGACATGGTGACTTCCAAAGATCAGATCAATTGGAAGAAAAAGCACCAGGATACCATTGCTATGAATTATAAGAAAGCACCTTATTTTGAGCAGGTATACAATGACTATACAAATATACTGCTCAACGACTACAAAGATATTGTAGCGCTAAACGCTGCTTTCATTCAGTTTTTTTCTAAAAAACTGGGGTTCAAAACGCAGTTTGTACGTTCGTCGGAGTTAGGAATAGAAGCCAGTAAAACAGAAAAAATATTGGGTATTTGTGCTGCGTTGAAAGGCGATGTCTATTATTCTGGAACGGGAGCTAAGGCTTATCAGAATAAGGAAGATTTTGATGCACAGGGTGTTGAGTTGAGATACTCTGTGTTTAAACCAGTTGAATACCCACAATTATGGAAAGATTTCCAATCAAATGTTTCGGCACTTGATTTTTTTATGAATTGTGGTTATGATTTTAGCTTGATATTAAAGGCACAGGAAGAACAAAAAATAGATCAATAATGGAAATAGGTAGTTTTATTGGCTTAGATCTGGAAGGAACAGGAGAGTATTACAATAATCAGTTGGGTATGGCTCGGCTAAATTCGGCACGGGCAGGTATTTATCATGCATGCAAATTATATCATTGTACAACTGTTCATTTACCATATTATTTATGTCCTTCGGTTCATCAATATTTGAGCGAGCATGGAATAGTAACCCAAAAGTATTATTGTAATGATCGGTTTGAACCGATGGGGGTAAAGCCTAAAGAAAATGAAGCTATTATTGTTGTTAACTATTTTGGTATTATCGCCCATAAAAATATGCAAAAGGTAGCAGATAGATATAAAAATGTGATTGTGGACAATTCAGCTGCATTTTATGCAAGCCCCATAGATGGGTGTTATAATATCTATTCTCCTCGTAAATTTTTTGGTGTTCCTGATGGCTGTTATGTCATTGGCGATTGTGCCTCTAAAGGAATCGTACAATATGATGAGGACTATTCCTCTGAAACGGCGTCGTTTTTATTTAAAACCATTGAGTTTGGCACCAATGCGACCTATCAGGAGCGAATGAAAAATGAACAGCGAATTGATCAGTCAGCGCCTTTGAGGATGTCGCAGCTAACTCATACTTTATTGAAAAATATCAACTACGCAAGGATCGGAAAAAAAAGGGTGGAAAATTTCATGTATGCCCATTTCATGTTTAGTAAAATAAACAAGATTGATCCCTTGATGCTTTTAGATAAATCATGTGTGCCCATGGTTTATCCTTTGGTGATTGAATCTGCAGATTTGGACAAGAAACTTCGTGAACATAATATCTATGTGGGTCGTTTATGGAATAATGTGTTGAAAGAAGTGGCCATGGATACTTTTGAAGCCCACATGTCTAAGTTTATGATTCCTCTACCAATTGATCAGAGGTATAGCAGAAAAGAGATGAATTTTATTTATGAAGTGGTAACAGATATTCTAAAGGAAGAGTGATGACCAATACCCTGTCATTACAATACAGTTGTGGTAGAACCGTTTTTATTAAACTCCGAGGGTGCATGAAAACTTCGTAAAAGAGTTTTTAAAGTATTTTCTAGTGTAAAATAATGTCGATGAAATAAATTGATAAATACTGATTTATCTGCGTGGATAGATGGTTGTATTTATGAAGCGTTTCATCGGGTAATTGAAAAATATATATTAAAGATGGATAGTGCAATAACATCACCGCAAAAAGTAATTTATGCAAAACATTTAAAGGATGATTTCGGGATAAGTGTTGTCTCCATACCGAATATAGATGCACATGAATGGGATGCTTTCTTAAACAAGACGCAAGAGTCTAGCTATTTTTCTACTTCAGCATGGTGGAAAACATTTAAAAACGCTTATGTCTTGCAAGTGAGAAATAAAAATAGGGAGCTGGTAGCAGGAATTCCATTTAGAATATTAGAGGTAATACCTATTATAGGAAAGTTTTTTAAATTTTCATGGTGTGATTCTTCAGTGCTCGTTACGGATACGTATTCACAAAAAGATGCCTATACACTTAAAAAGATGGTGTTTTTAAAACTGGTTTCATTTCTGAAAAAGAGGAACGTGATTGTGCTGAATGTCTCGTCTAAGTCTGTTTCGCATGATAAAGAGTTATTTTTAGAATTGTTTGATTCATCCACAAAGTGTGCTACCATTGTCAATGATATTACTTTAAGCGATGATGATTTATATGCTAGCTTTAAAAAAGGTAAAAGATATGCCATTCGCAAAGCGCTAAAGAACCAAGTTGAAGTAAAAGTAAAGGAAGGTGAAGATGCTTTTTCTTTGATTGCTGATTATTGCCATCTGCAGGAGAAAATGTTTGCGCATAAAAGTGCTTATTATAGTCGTATTTACTATAAATCAGCTCGTTATTTAAAAAATATATTGAGTCATTCACCGCGGTCATACGTTGCCATAGCGTATTATCAGGGACAGCCTGTGGCCGGTAATATTATGGTTTCGCATAAAGATATGATTTATGCATATCTGGGAGCCTCCGATAATGAGTTAAATAGAGCCACAGATGGTTCTTCTTTGTTGGAGTTTGAAATGATGAAGTTTGCTCGTGATAAGGGGTTTAAACAGTATGATCTGGTTGGTATTACCATAGAAAAACCGGATAAATCGGATCCTTTGTATGGTATTTACTCTTATAAAATTGGATTTGGCGGTGAGATACGTCAATATGATAGTTGTGGATATTCCATTCGTAAGCGAAGGTATTTGTTTGTATGGTGGTTGCGAAAATTTGAAACAAACCCCTTGGCTTTGAAAATTTATCAGGCCATAAATCGAAATCATCATATCAATGACAATGATACGTGAAAGGTGATTAGGTCCTGATATAGCATTTATAAACCATCGTTGGGATAGGAAGTGTATTGTTGAATGAGATCGTAAATGTTATTCTATGGAGCAAAGATTGACCATAAGAAATAGTGCACATGAGCTGGTGGCTGTTCTTCCTTTTCGCTTGTTGTCTATGATGCCTATTGCTGAACGTTTTTTTAGAACATGTTGGCTCGATTCTTCGGTTTTGGTAAACGCTTCGTTGCTCGAAGATGAACAGCATCAATTAGAAATGTGATACGAAAAGCTCAAAACTTAGGGGTGGAAGTTAAAAAGGAGTTTGGAGGCGAATATCAGGTGTTTGACTGTTCTAGTTTTGTGATCCAAAAATACCGGTATAAATTGGTTTGGCGTCTTCGAAAACTTGAGAATCATTCATTGGCTAAATGGGTGTATAAAATGCTAAAGAAAAAAGAATATAATTAGCCTGATTTATTTCTGAGTAGGTTAGGTTAGATAATACTATACTTTTATGACACATAATATTTTGATTGTAGCTCCTCATCCCGACGATGAGGTATTGGGTTGTGGTGGATTGATAAAAAAGAAATCCTTATTAGGGCATCATGTGTACGTGTTGGTGGTTACACGTGGATCTGCAAAACGATACAGTGAGGAGAAAGTGCTAAACGTGCGGGAAGAGGCCAAGAAGGCTCACCGAATTTTGGGAGTGAAAGAGACTATCTTTCTTGATTTTCCAGCACCAGATCTGGATCTGGTTTCCAAGGCTGATATGTCAGGTGAGATTTCTAAGGTTATTCAGCAGTATAAAATACACGAATTGTTTTTGCCACACAGGGGAGATATTCATCACGATCATCAAGCAGTATTCAATGCTGGCCTGGTGGCTGCCAGACCTGTACAGGGTAATACAGTAAAAAAGCTGTATGCATACGAAACTCTATCGGAAACAGAATGGGCTGCTCCTTTTGCATCAGATATTTTTGTACCCACTTATTTTGTGGATGTTAGCAATGAATTCTCATTTAAGTTAAAAGCCATGGAGGAGTTTAAAAGTCAACTGAGAGCCTTCCCTAATTCAAGGTCACTTGAAGCTATCTCTTCATTGGCTAAATACAGGGGATGCACTGTTGGTTATCGTTATGCGGAAGCCTTTATGGTAGTTCGTATAATAGAATGATGAATTGG comes from the Saccharicrinis fermentans DSM 9555 = JCM 21142 genome and includes:
- a CDS encoding lipid II:glycine glycyltransferase FemX, translating into MDSAITSPQKVIYAKHLKDDFGISVVSIPNIDAHEWDAFLNKTQESSYFSTSAWWKTFKNAYVLQVRNKNRELVAGIPFRILEVIPIIGKFFKFSWCDSSVLVTDTYSQKDAYTLKKMVFLKLVSFLKKRNVIVLNVSSKSVSHDKELFLELFDSSTKCATIVNDITLSDDDLYASFKKGKRYAIRKALKNQVEVKVKEGEDAFSLIADYCHLQEKMFAHKSAYYSRIYYKSARYLKNILSHSPRSYVAIAYYQGQPVAGNIMVSHKDMIYAYLGASDNELNRATDGSSLLEFEMMKFARDKGFKQYDLVGITIEKPDKSDPLYGIYSYKIGFGGEIRQYDSCGYSIRKRRYLFVWWLRKFETNPLALKIYQAINRNHHINDNDT
- a CDS encoding PIG-L deacetylase family protein, whose protein sequence is MTHNILIVAPHPDDEVLGCGGLIKKKSLLGHHVYVLVVTRGSAKRYSEEKVLNVREEAKKAHRILGVKETIFLDFPAPDLDLVSKADMSGEISKVIQQYKIHELFLPHRGDIHHDHQAVFNAGLVAARPVQGNTVKKLYAYETLSETEWAAPFASDIFVPTYFVDVSNEFSFKLKAMEEFKSQLRAFPNSRSLEAISSLAKYRGCTVGYRYAEAFMVVRIIE